The following DNA comes from Trichocoleus sp. FACHB-46.
TCGATTAACAAATGGCAATCGGGCTACTGCTGAGAAATTCGGAAGTTGTCGAAGGCATCATAGAGGAGTCCAACTTATCAGTCCTACTTCATCACCAGTACGGGTGATAAGCTCAACGTCCTCAAAGCTGCTACAAACTATATTGCCAATTCTCAAATTAAGGATCGATTTCTCGATGCGACGACAGCCCTCTCGAAAACATATGCTCTCGTCGCCTGCCATTCAGAGGCGATCGCCCAATCTAAAAAAATTTCCTTCTTCCAAGCCATCCAATCCAGCCTCCGCAAGCTGGGACGCCGTGATGGGAATTTCAGCAATGCTGACATTGAAACTTCCATTCGGCAAGTAGTAGATTAAGCCCCAGTTTCCGATACCGTCGTCAATATTTTTGATGCCTGCTTCATCAAAAACCCCGATGTTTCCGTTATCTCTGACGACTTCTTGGCAGAAATCGAAGGTATGGAGCATAAGAACCTGGCAGCGGAACTGCTCAAGCGCCTGCTCCGCAATGAAATCAAAGCCCCACGCCGTACTAATATTGTCCGAAGCCAGCCAACTCGCCGAAATGTTGGAGGAGTCCCTCCAGCGCTATTAGAACCAGGTAATCGGTGTAACCGAAGTGCTGCAAGAACTGATCAATATCTCGAAGGATGTTCAAGCAGCAAGACAACGGGGCGAAGAACTAGGACTGGAACCTTACGAAGCCGCTTTCTACGATGCCTTGGCTCAAAACCAGAGTGCACGAGAAGTCATGAGGCAGGACAAATTACGGGAACTAGCGATTACCCTGGTGGCACGGGTTCGTAAGAATGCCTCGATCGACTGTAAGAAAGTGTTTGTAAATAGGTTGTAAA
Coding sequences within:
- a CDS encoding type I restriction enzyme endonuclease domain-containing protein; translated protein: MGVTEVLQELINISKDVQAARQRGEELGLEPYEAAFYDALAQNQSAREVMRQDKLRELAITLVARVRKNASIDCKKVFVNRL